A single window of Nicotiana sylvestris chromosome 3, ASM39365v2, whole genome shotgun sequence DNA harbors:
- the LOC104235731 gene encoding NADPH-dependent aldo-keto reductase, chloroplastic-like: MTSFQAILLKNGETLPIIGMGTYSVENDRETTEKAIKTALKMGYRHFDTAKIYGSEPAVGNALRRAIGEGVVEREDIHITSKLWSSDHNDPVSALHQTLQRLGMEYIDLYLVHWPVALKPWVDYPVPREEDFERLDMENTWSGMERCLEMGLCRSIGLSNFSSRKIEDLLDFACVTPAVNQVEMHPMWRQRKLRALCGDYGIHVSAYSPLGGPGNAWGTTAVVDHPIIQSIALKHNATPAQVALGWGLSQGSSVIVKSFNPRRMKENIGALDLTLDDWDLLEIEKMEERKIMRAEYLANDTTSPYKTIEELWDDEI, from the exons ATGACAAGTTTTCAGGCAATATTGTTAAAAAATGGCGAAACCCTGCCGATTATAGGTATGGGTACTTATTCCGTCGAAAACGATAGAGAAACAACAGAGAAAGCCATTAAAACGGCGCTCAAG ATGGGGTACAGGCATTTTGATACAGCAAAAATATACGGTTCCGAGCCGGCTGTGGGAAATGCATTAAGAAGAGCAATTGGTGAAGGAGTGGTGGAGAGGGAAGACATTCATATCACCTCTAAGCTATGGTCGAGTGATCACAATGATCCTGTTTCTGCACTTCACCAAACTTTACA GAGGCTAGGGATGGAATACATAGACTTGTATTTGGTGCATTGGCCAGTGGCTTTGAAGCCATGGGTTGATTATCCAGTTCCCAGAGAAGAAGATTTTGAGAGATTAGACATGGAAAACACTTGGTCCGGAATGGAGAGGTGCTTAGAGATGGGTTTGTGTAGGTCCATTGGCCTCAGCAATTTCTCGTCCAGAAAAATTGAAGACCTGCTGGACTTTGCTTGTGTCACTCCTGCTGTCAATCAG GTGGAAATGCATCCAATGTGGAGGCAAAGAAAGCTGAGGGCATTATGTGGAGACTATGGAATTCATGTAAGTGCATATTCACCTCTTGGAGGACCTGGAAATGCCTGGGGAACTACTGCTGTGGTTGATCATCCCATCATTCAATCTATTGCCCTCAAGCATAACGCAACTCCAGCTCAG GTTGCATTGGGATGGGGGTTGTCTCAAGGATCCAGCGTTATAGTGAAGAGCTTCAATCCGAGAAGAATGAAGGAGAACATTGGAGCCCTTGATTTGACATTGGACGACTGGGATTTACTTGAGATAGAGAAAATGGAGGAAAGGAAGATAATGAGGGCAGAGTATCTAGCCAATGATACTACAAGTCCATACAAGACCATTGAGGAACTTTGGGATGACGAGATATAA
- the LOC138887907 gene encoding uncharacterized protein, with product MSDITKVDKKTYDYLIEEPPERWTCSCSPQRKYDMLTTNIVESMNSIQLEARELPILRMMDFIQVFPVDSWRSRVEEEGITFLLDLNKRTCDCFQFQFDELPCMHAIVAIEKRNIKKSNFCSHWYLKES from the exons ATGTCAGATATAACAAAAGTAGATAAGAAGACTTATGACTACTTGATAGAAGAACCACCAGAAAGGTGGACATGTTCTTGTAGTCCACAACGAAAATATGACATGCTCACAACAAACATAGTTGAGTCAATGAATTCTATCCAATTAGAAGCAAGGGAGCTGCCTATATTAAGAATGATGGATTTCATTCAA GTCTTCCCTGTTGATTCATGGCgttctagagttgaagaagaaggaataaCTTTCTTGCTGGACTTAAACAAAAGAACATGTGATTGTTTTCAGTTTCAATTTGATGAATTACCATGCATGCATGCAATTGTAGCTATCGAGAAGAGAAACATCAAGAAGTCCAACTTTTGCTCGCACTGGTACTTAAAGGAATCTTAG
- the LOC138887908 gene encoding uncharacterized protein, with protein MKADQRHATSKLIIGYIIDNLRDPSFEVTPAFVMAEMQKLDGLDIGYHKAWHAIQLASALIRGTPEENYELLSSYLYMTRSKNLGTYTNIKIDDNNRFVYMFYAYGSSISGWNHCRPMIDVDATFLKSKFCGVLMISVSKDANNQIFH; from the exons ATGAAAGCTGATCAAAGGCATGCAACTTCAAAGTTGATTATTGGTTACATTATCGACAATCTTCGAGATCCAAGCTTTGAAGTTACACCAGCTTTTGTCATGGCAGAGATGCAAAAATTGGATGGACTAGACATTGGGTATCACAAGGCGTGGCATGCTATTCAACTTGCTTCCGCTTTAATAAGAGGAACTCCTGAAGAGAATTATGAATTATTGTCTTCATACTTGTATATGACGAGAAGTAAAAACCTGGGAACATATACTAATATAAAGATAGACGACAACAATAG gtttgtttatatgttttatGCATATGGATCATCAATATCTGGTTGGAATCATTGTAGACCAATGATTGATGTTGATGCAACTTTTTTGAAGTCAAAATTTTGTGGTGTTTTAATGATTTCAGTTTCAAAGGATGCAAATAACCAAATTTTCCACTAG